TCTTTCGTGGAACTGTCTGACGATGTGCTGAAATTCTCTGTTCCAATCGTACTTTTTCCGTCCTTTTGATTTTCTGGTTGGCGCCCTAAATAGCGCTTTTATAAATACTTCAAATGGCTTAAAGAGTAGATTTTGGAGCGTTTCTTTTAAGTCTAAAAGAGGTCCATTATGGTTCAATTTCAGTTTTAATAATACCTGTAAGCAATACGTAATTAAGGCGATCCAAATTTGTGTATACACAGCGTTTTGACTTTTTCCGTAGAAGCTTTTGATTCTTAGATGTTGTTTCATCCATTTAAAAAACGTTTCGATTTTCCAACGATAGCGATAGAGGTCACCAATTTCTTTCGCCGATAAATCGAAACAACTTGTAAGAATGATAATTTCATTCCCTTCACTGTCCTTCGTTCGAATTAAACGTAGTGTATTCTGCATTTTCGTTCGGTTCTGCTCATCACCTAGAAAGACTTCTTGATCAGAAAAGATGTTATTTTCAACGTCTGGGACTTGTTCATTCAACACTTCGATTTTTGCATTTTTCTTCAGTCGTGTGATAAAACGAATTCCTCGATCGCAGAGTTTATCGTATTGTCGATAGTCCGTATAGCCTCGGTCAAACAGATGAATCGCATCGGAATCGACATCAATTAACTTGTTCATTTGCGTGCGATCTGCGTGTTTCGCTGGTAAAATGACCGCTTGATCAGGAAGTGTCACATCTTTTGTGACAACCACGCGCAAATGTAGACGAACGCCTGCCTTTGTTTTTCGAAACGTTGCCCAAGGATATTGGCTTAGACTCATCGACATCGTAGAAGAATCGATGACAAGTAATTTCCCAATATCACGAAGAAACGGTGAGTTTCCTTTCATTTTCACCTGAATGGAAACGGCGAGATGGCGAAAGACTTTTTCGAATATTCTAGGGGTGAGGCAGGATTGTTTACGCGAAAGCTGCGACGAACTAATGGCATCCATTTGAATAAATGTATGAAGTTCTTCGGTATCTTTCAGCTGTTTCGCTAATTTTTTAAGCGAACTTTTTTCATTCAATTGCGCAATGATGAACAGCTGAAGAAACTTATAAGCTGTCAACTTTTTAATGTAAGAGTCGAGATTTGAAACGTTCACAACTTTTAAAAATGTTTTCTCATCGAGTACTTTTAACAATTCATTTAATGTGGATTTTGTGGTATCCTTGTCCATGGGTAAGCTCCTTTAAATTGGGATTTGGACAGAACTACCAAA
The genomic region above belongs to Solibacillus sp. FSL R7-0668 and contains:
- a CDS encoding IS4 family transposase codes for the protein MDKDTTKSTLNELLKVLDEKTFLKVVNVSNLDSYIKKLTAYKFLQLFIIAQLNEKSSLKKLAKQLKDTEELHTFIQMDAISSSQLSRKQSCLTPRIFEKVFRHLAVSIQVKMKGNSPFLRDIGKLLVIDSSTMSMSLSQYPWATFRKTKAGVRLHLRVVVTKDVTLPDQAVILPAKHADRTQMNKLIDVDSDAIHLFDRGYTDYRQYDKLCDRGIRFITRLKKNAKIEVLNEQVPDVENNIFSDQEVFLGDEQNRTKMQNTLRLIRTKDSEGNEIIILTSCFDLSAKEIGDLYRYRWKIETFFKWMKQHLRIKSFYGKSQNAVYTQIWIALITYCLQVLLKLKLNHNGPLLDLKETLQNLLFKPFEVFIKALFRAPTRKSKGRKKYDWNREFQHIVRQFHEREVEHLDELTYDPIF